The following are encoded in a window of Bordetella genomosp. 10 genomic DNA:
- a CDS encoding ABC transporter ATP-binding protein, whose protein sequence is MPRKSKRTRIDMRGHVFKDVLGYTLRHWRQQPRRIALIVFLVLGGALADVVTPLFAGRLVDAVTAGPASNPAIWKMALSAFALLVVVGLAGTVLRQLSYGAISALTVRMMNRICAQAFHRVQRFSSDWHANTFAGSTVRKITRGIWALDLLNDTLLVALLPSLTMLVGAAVLLGWHWPVMGLVVGGGAVVYLVVIVSLSLLYVAPAARLANSWDTRLGGALADAVSCNAVVKAFGAESREEKRLARILDKWRDRTYRGWIRGTINGGLQGALLILMRTAIVGAALLLWADKQASAGDITFALTMYFILHGYMREVGMHVRNLQRSVNDMEELVSLERQPLGIADRPGARPIVITKGDIRFNRVTFQYGGHLTPLYRDFSLHIAPGERIGLVGHSGSGKTTLIKLIQRMHDVNAGSIDIDGQDIAQVAQSSLRAQIAIVMQDPVLFHRTLAENIAYARPGASQADIEAAARLANAHDFIAALPRGYDTLVGERGVKLSGGERQRVAIARAFLADAPILILDEATSSLDSESEMLIQQAMERLMVGRTTLVIAHRLSTVRALDRLIVLEKGRIIEEGTHDDLIQRPGGVYRGLFERQALSLTQALETAAE, encoded by the coding sequence ATGCCACGTAAATCCAAGCGCACGCGCATCGATATGCGAGGCCACGTCTTCAAGGACGTCCTCGGTTACACCCTTCGTCACTGGCGCCAGCAGCCGCGCCGCATCGCCCTCATCGTTTTCCTGGTGCTGGGCGGCGCGCTCGCGGACGTGGTCACGCCGCTGTTCGCCGGCCGCCTCGTCGATGCGGTGACGGCGGGGCCGGCCTCGAATCCCGCCATCTGGAAAATGGCCCTGTCCGCCTTCGCCCTGCTGGTCGTCGTGGGCCTGGCCGGCACCGTGCTGCGGCAGTTGTCCTATGGCGCGATCTCGGCGCTGACCGTGCGCATGATGAACCGCATCTGCGCGCAGGCCTTCCACCGCGTCCAGCGCTTTTCCAGCGACTGGCACGCCAACACCTTCGCCGGCTCGACCGTGCGCAAGATCACCCGCGGCATCTGGGCGCTGGACCTACTGAACGACACCCTGCTGGTCGCGCTGCTGCCTTCGCTGACCATGCTGGTGGGCGCGGCCGTGCTGCTGGGCTGGCACTGGCCCGTCATGGGACTGGTGGTGGGCGGCGGCGCCGTCGTCTACCTGGTCGTGATCGTTTCCCTGTCGCTGCTCTACGTCGCGCCGGCGGCGCGTCTGGCCAATTCCTGGGATACGCGGCTGGGCGGCGCATTGGCCGACGCGGTGAGCTGCAACGCGGTGGTCAAGGCCTTCGGGGCCGAGTCCCGCGAGGAGAAGCGCCTGGCGCGCATCCTGGACAAATGGCGCGACCGCACCTACCGGGGCTGGATACGGGGCACCATCAACGGCGGCCTGCAAGGCGCGCTGCTGATCCTGATGCGCACCGCCATCGTCGGCGCCGCGCTGCTGCTGTGGGCCGACAAGCAGGCCAGCGCGGGCGACATCACCTTCGCATTGACCATGTACTTCATCCTGCACGGCTACATGCGCGAGGTCGGCATGCACGTGCGCAACCTGCAGCGCTCGGTCAACGACATGGAGGAACTGGTGAGCCTGGAGCGCCAGCCCCTGGGCATCGCCGACCGGCCGGGCGCGCGGCCCATCGTCATTACCAAGGGCGACATCCGCTTCAATCGCGTGACCTTCCAGTACGGCGGCCACCTGACGCCGCTGTACCGCGACTTCTCCCTGCACATCGCGCCGGGCGAACGCATCGGCCTGGTGGGGCATTCCGGTTCCGGCAAGACCACGCTGATCAAGCTGATCCAGCGCATGCACGACGTGAACGCCGGCAGCATCGACATCGACGGACAGGACATCGCGCAGGTGGCGCAGTCGTCGCTGCGCGCGCAGATCGCCATCGTCATGCAGGACCCGGTGCTGTTTCACCGCACCCTGGCGGAGAACATCGCCTATGCGCGCCCCGGCGCCTCGCAGGCGGACATCGAGGCGGCCGCGCGCTTGGCCAATGCCCACGATTTCATCGCCGCGCTGCCGCGCGGCTATGACACGCTGGTGGGCGAGCGCGGCGTGAAGCTGTCCGGCGGCGAGCGCCAGCGCGTTGCCATCGCCCGCGCCTTCCTGGCCGACGCGCCCATCCTGATCCTGGACGAAGCCACCTCCAGCCTGGACAGCGAAAGCGAGATGCTGATCCAGCAGGCGATGGAACGGCTGATGGTGGGCCGCACCACGCTGGTCATCGCGCATCGGCTGTCGACGGTGCGCGCGCTCGACCGGCTGATCGTGCTGGAGAAGGGCCGCATCATCGAGGAAGGCACGCACGACGACCTGATCCAGCGGCCCGGCGGCGTCTACCGGGGCTTGTTCGAGCGGCAGGCGCTGTCGCTGACCCAGGCGCTGGAAACCGCGGCGGAATGA
- a CDS encoding ABC transporter substrate-binding protein, translating to MNASVRAQPAVDPKTRLVAADQGELVRVLLEASGERKKLGFDLQLPNFAGGPAIFEAIRAGALDIAYVGDTPPIQARAAGTLLPIIATISRQLSTYRLVSRPGLTIDKLAELKGKRISYIEGSGRQVFLIEALDRAGLTLKDIQPVALRIADLPDAIRSGAIDVAVLNEPYVTRLAAQVGATPVRDPVERQLLPGVSYFYARPEVLANPAQSAAIGEFLGAFIRAGKWSNEHQQQWGKAYYTDFQRLTPQSTAAILASQSPLVFQTSREAVADHQKLIDILYAAGSIKQRLDAAQSFTDAYDAIIVAQR from the coding sequence TTGAACGCGAGTGTTCGGGCCCAGCCGGCGGTGGATCCCAAGACCAGGCTGGTCGCGGCCGACCAGGGCGAGCTGGTGCGGGTCCTGCTGGAAGCGAGCGGGGAAAGAAAGAAGCTGGGCTTCGATCTACAACTGCCGAATTTCGCCGGCGGGCCCGCCATCTTCGAAGCCATACGGGCCGGGGCGCTCGACATCGCCTATGTCGGCGACACGCCGCCCATCCAGGCGCGGGCGGCCGGCACCTTGCTGCCCATCATCGCCACCATCTCGCGCCAACTGTCGACGTACCGGCTGGTCAGCCGGCCGGGGCTGACGATCGACAAGCTGGCGGAACTCAAGGGCAAGCGCATCAGCTATATCGAGGGCTCCGGGCGCCAGGTGTTCCTGATCGAGGCGCTGGACCGCGCGGGCCTGACCCTGAAGGATATCCAGCCCGTCGCGCTGCGGATCGCCGACCTGCCGGATGCGATCCGTTCGGGGGCCATCGACGTCGCCGTGCTGAACGAGCCCTATGTCACCCGGCTGGCCGCGCAGGTGGGCGCGACGCCGGTGCGGGACCCGGTCGAGCGCCAGCTCCTGCCGGGCGTCAGCTATTTCTACGCGCGGCCGGAGGTGCTGGCCAATCCCGCGCAATCCGCCGCGATCGGTGAATTCCTCGGCGCCTTCATCCGGGCCGGGAAGTGGAGCAACGAACACCAGCAGCAGTGGGGCAAGGCCTACTACACGGACTTCCAGCGGCTTACGCCGCAAAGCACCGCGGCCATTCTCGCGTCCCAGTCGCCCCTGGTTTTCCAGACGTCCCGCGAAGCCGTGGCCGATCATCAGAAGCTGATCGACATCCTGTATGCGGCCGGATCGATCAAGCAGCGCCTGGACGCGGCGCAGTCATTCACCGACGCCTACGACGCGATCATCGTCGCGCAGCGTTGA
- a CDS encoding ABC transporter permease, which produces MSPPSMSPPVSRAAAYPEHAAADDAAPRETPVTRFVPRRLPAGMRLLGPLIALAAWEGASRLGWLSPATLSAPSQALATAVQMFSDGELLPHLLASATRAYTGLLLGIVVGVVLALAAGLTRAGEALIDGLVQIKRAIPTLALIPLAIIWLGIGEAMKVFLIFTSVLVPIYINTHAALKGMDIGHVELAQTLGLTRGEFIRKVALPGALPGFFTGLRLAVALCWTALVVLELVNTQTGIGYLMNRARDWGQTDIIVVGIMIYAVLGLVSDAAVRLLEARALSYKRSLGS; this is translated from the coding sequence ATGTCGCCACCCTCGATGTCCCCGCCCGTTTCGCGGGCAGCCGCCTACCCGGAGCACGCCGCCGCCGATGACGCCGCGCCGCGGGAGACGCCCGTCACGCGTTTCGTCCCGCGGCGCCTGCCTGCGGGCATGCGCCTGCTCGGCCCGCTCATCGCGCTGGCCGCGTGGGAGGGCGCGTCGCGCCTGGGATGGCTCTCTCCCGCGACGCTCAGCGCGCCGTCCCAGGCATTGGCCACGGCAGTCCAGATGTTCTCCGACGGCGAACTGCTGCCCCATCTGCTGGCTTCCGCGACGCGCGCCTACACCGGCCTGTTGCTGGGCATCGTCGTGGGCGTGGTCCTGGCGCTGGCGGCGGGCCTGACCCGCGCCGGCGAGGCATTGATAGACGGCCTGGTCCAGATCAAGCGGGCCATTCCCACGCTGGCCCTGATTCCCCTGGCGATCATCTGGCTGGGCATCGGCGAGGCCATGAAGGTGTTTCTTATCTTCACCTCGGTGCTGGTGCCGATCTACATCAACACGCACGCGGCGTTGAAGGGCATGGATATCGGACACGTCGAACTGGCGCAGACGCTGGGCCTGACCCGTGGCGAATTCATCAGGAAGGTGGCGCTGCCGGGCGCCTTGCCCGGTTTCTTCACCGGCTTGCGGCTGGCGGTCGCGCTGTGCTGGACGGCGCTGGTGGTATTGGAGCTCGTCAACACCCAGACGGGAATCGGCTACCTGATGAACCGCGCGCGCGATTGGGGGCAGACCGACATCATCGTGGTCGGCATCATGATCTACGCCGTGCTGGGCCTGGTTTCCGATGCGGCGGTCCGGCTGCTGGAAGCCCGCGCGCTTTCCTACAAGCGTTCGCTCGGATCATGA
- a CDS encoding ABC transporter ATP-binding protein — protein sequence MSARPSTDAAVQLRGLSRGFGGGTVLDRVSLSVPSGQFVALLGESGSGKTTLLRTLAGLDDDAQTSGSVRVRGNVSVLFQDSRLLPWLSVIDNLKLGLRRADADRAALEMLDAVGLAGKATAWPSTLSGGQKQRAALARSLLREPDVLLADEPFGALDALTRLRMHALLFRLVERQRPTVILVTHDVDEALALSDRILVLRNGRIEEDHHVGLSHPRQAGDAAFVALRARLLRGLGVEKNPV from the coding sequence ATGAGCGCCCGCCCTTCGACGGACGCGGCCGTGCAACTGCGCGGCCTGTCGCGCGGCTTCGGCGGCGGGACCGTCCTGGACCGGGTGTCGCTCAGCGTGCCGTCCGGCCAGTTCGTCGCCTTGCTGGGGGAATCCGGCTCCGGCAAGACGACCTTGCTGCGCACGCTGGCGGGCCTGGACGACGATGCGCAGACCTCCGGAAGCGTGCGCGTGCGGGGCAACGTGTCCGTGCTGTTCCAGGATTCCAGGCTGTTGCCCTGGCTGTCGGTCATCGACAACCTCAAGCTGGGCCTGCGGCGCGCGGATGCCGACCGGGCCGCCCTGGAGATGCTGGACGCCGTCGGCCTGGCCGGCAAGGCCACGGCGTGGCCGTCGACCTTGTCGGGCGGGCAGAAGCAGCGCGCCGCGCTTGCCCGGTCCCTGCTGCGCGAGCCGGACGTTCTGCTGGCCGACGAGCCATTCGGGGCGCTCGACGCATTGACGCGGCTACGCATGCACGCCCTGTTGTTTCGCCTGGTCGAACGGCAGCGTCCCACGGTGATCCTGGTGACCCACGACGTGGACGAGGCGCTGGCGCTGTCGGACCGCATCCTGGTGCTGCGCAACGGCCGCATCGAGGAGGATCACCACGTCGGCCTCTCCCATCCGCGGCAGGCCGGCGATGCGGCGTTCGTCGCCCTCAGGGCAAGGCTGCTGCGCGGCCTCGGGGTAGAGAAGAATCCAGTCTAG
- a CDS encoding LLM class flavin-dependent oxidoreductase → MARQLHLNLFLMARGHHEAAWRHPASSRRALTDIELYAGAARIAEAAKFDAVFLADSLAAAENGGLIASGALEPLTLLTALAGRTSRIGLIGTASTTYSHPYTLARQFASLDHLSGGRAGWNIVTSWAPRAGANYGREENVGHGDRYRIAEEFIEAVDALWRSYPADAVLDDRAGGHYLDTARVRPVGYNGEHIRTRGPLNVPAGPQGRPLYVQAGQSDDGRNFAAKWAEAIFTAHLTKASAQAFYSDVKGRAAGHGRRPEDIVILPGISAAIGSTGYEARQVWEELDALTHPDVGLARLSDRFGGHDFRGIPLDRKLTRDDFPDPDQVQASKSRSIGYVNLALGEGLTLRQLLSRLAGARGHLAVAGTPEEIADIIQDWFTSGASDGFNVMPPIIYRQLEIFATEVVPLLRKRGLFREEYTGTTLREHYGLPAVRQAGQALAA, encoded by the coding sequence ATGGCTCGACAACTGCATCTGAACCTGTTCCTCATGGCTCGTGGACACCACGAAGCCGCCTGGCGCCATCCCGCCTCCAGCCGGCGCGCCTTGACCGATATCGAGCTTTACGCCGGGGCCGCGCGCATCGCCGAGGCGGCAAAATTCGATGCCGTGTTCCTGGCGGATTCCCTGGCGGCCGCCGAGAACGGCGGGCTGATCGCCTCCGGCGCGCTGGAGCCGCTTACGCTGTTGACGGCGCTGGCGGGGCGGACCAGCCGCATCGGGCTCATCGGCACCGCGTCGACGACCTACAGCCATCCCTATACGCTGGCCCGCCAGTTCGCTTCCCTGGACCATCTGTCCGGCGGCCGGGCCGGCTGGAACATCGTCACGTCCTGGGCGCCGCGCGCGGGCGCCAACTACGGACGCGAGGAAAACGTGGGCCATGGCGACCGCTACCGCATCGCGGAGGAGTTCATCGAGGCGGTCGACGCGCTCTGGCGCAGCTATCCCGCCGACGCGGTGCTGGACGACCGCGCGGGCGGCCATTATCTCGATACGGCCCGTGTCCGGCCCGTCGGCTACAACGGCGAGCACATCAGGACCCGCGGTCCGCTCAATGTGCCCGCCGGTCCGCAGGGACGGCCCCTGTACGTCCAGGCGGGCCAGTCCGACGATGGCCGCAACTTCGCCGCGAAATGGGCGGAGGCGATCTTCACCGCGCACCTGACCAAGGCCTCGGCGCAGGCGTTCTACAGCGACGTCAAGGGGCGCGCCGCCGGCCATGGGCGGCGCCCGGAAGACATCGTCATTCTTCCCGGCATCAGCGCCGCCATCGGCTCGACCGGGTACGAAGCGCGCCAGGTGTGGGAAGAACTCGACGCGCTCACGCATCCGGACGTGGGACTGGCCCGGCTCTCCGACCGCTTCGGCGGGCACGACTTCCGCGGCATTCCGCTGGACAGGAAGCTGACGCGGGACGATTTTCCCGATCCCGACCAGGTGCAGGCGTCGAAGAGCCGTTCCATCGGCTACGTCAACCTGGCGCTGGGCGAGGGCCTCACGCTGCGTCAACTGCTCAGCCGGCTGGCCGGGGCCCGCGGCCACCTGGCCGTCGCCGGCACGCCGGAAGAGATTGCCGACATCATCCAGGACTGGTTCACGTCCGGCGCGTCCGACGGATTCAACGTCATGCCGCCCATCATCTACCGCCAACTGGAAATCTTCGCCACCGAAGTCGTACCACTGCTGCGCAAGCGCGGCCTGTTCCGCGAGGAATACACGGGCACGACGTTGCGCGAACACTATGGCCTGCCGGCCGTGAGGCAGGCCGGACAGGCCCTGGCGGCATAG
- a CDS encoding mechanosensitive ion channel family protein, translating into MRKWLDIRAFMGIPALDWLYAAAATLLGFFILTYLLRFVVDRAQALARRTRSRYAQILVDVLRGTSKTTLFIAALIIGAKFLPLTERWDSRLDHVWFLVIGFQIALWINRGVGIWTASRLAATGDVVHNPVITTMTAWTLRALLWSILLLAVLANMGVNITAFVASLGVGGVAVALAVQSILSDLFASLAIGLDKPFELGDFVVFNDIAGSIEHIGLKTTRIRSLSGEQIVCGNTELLKNTLHNYKRMKERRILFTFGISYDARPEQLRQVPDMVRQAVEAAGDTRFDRAHFKGFGTQDLTYEVVYYVTDPSYNLYMDVQQKVNLDIMEGLERLELAFALPMRNIHVVRR; encoded by the coding sequence ATGAGGAAATGGCTGGATATTCGCGCATTCATGGGCATACCCGCACTGGACTGGCTGTATGCCGCCGCCGCGACCCTGCTGGGATTTTTCATACTCACCTATCTGCTGCGCTTCGTCGTCGACCGCGCGCAGGCGCTGGCGCGGCGAACGCGGTCGAGGTACGCGCAGATCCTCGTCGACGTGCTGCGCGGCACCAGCAAGACCACGCTGTTCATCGCCGCCTTGATCATAGGCGCCAAATTCCTTCCCCTGACCGAGCGTTGGGACAGCCGGCTGGACCACGTCTGGTTCCTGGTCATCGGCTTCCAGATCGCCCTGTGGATAAACCGCGGCGTCGGCATATGGACCGCTTCGCGCCTGGCCGCGACCGGCGACGTCGTCCACAATCCCGTCATCACGACCATGACCGCCTGGACCCTGCGGGCCCTGCTCTGGTCCATCCTGCTGCTGGCCGTGCTGGCCAACATGGGGGTCAACATCACGGCCTTCGTCGCCAGCCTGGGCGTCGGCGGCGTCGCGGTGGCGCTGGCGGTCCAGAGCATTCTCAGCGACCTCTTCGCGTCCCTCGCCATCGGCCTGGACAAGCCGTTCGAGCTGGGCGACTTCGTCGTTTTCAACGACATCGCCGGCAGCATCGAGCATATCGGGTTGAAGACCACCCGCATCCGCAGCCTCAGCGGCGAGCAGATCGTCTGCGGCAATACCGAGCTGCTGAAGAATACGCTGCACAACTACAAGCGCATGAAGGAGCGCCGCATCCTTTTCACCTTCGGCATCAGTTACGACGCCCGGCCCGAACAGTTGCGCCAGGTGCCGGACATGGTCCGGCAGGCGGTGGAGGCGGCGGGCGACACCCGCTTCGATCGCGCCCATTTCAAGGGCTTCGGCACGCAGGACCTGACCTACGAGGTGGTCTATTACGTCACCGACCCTAGCTACAACCTGTACATGGACGTGCAGCAGAAGGTGAACCTGGACATCATGGAAGGCCTGGAGCGGCTGGAACTGGCGTTCGCGCTGCCGATGCGCAATATCCACGTCGTCAGGCGGTAA
- a CDS encoding DHA2 family efflux MFS transporter permease subunit, translating into MAAQQPPSYPPLHGGQLVLATFAVALATFMNVLDTSIANVAIPTISGNLGVSVDEGTWVITVFAAANAVSIPLTGWLTQRLGQIKLFVGAVALFTLASFLCGIAPNLPVLLFARVLQGVVAGPLIPMSQAILLGSYPKEKSSMALALWAMTATVGPIAGPSLGGWITDRYSWSWIFYINIPVGIFAALVSWSIYRHRESPTRKLPIDLVGLFLLVTWVGALQIMLDKGRDLDWFNSGLIVGLAVTAFVSFVLFVIWELTEEHPIVDLRLFGQRNFLGGTVAISIAYGVFFGNLVLLPQWMQEYLNYRSVDAGMVMAPLGIFALILSPVVGKLLPRSDARIIATVAFLTFAGVFYMRADYVLDIDTWHLVLPTLLQGIPMALFFIPLTAIILSGQPPQRIPAAAGLSNFVRVFCGAVGTSIAGTVWNNRTVLHHERLTEAANADNPVFSHQIDLMRSLLHLDTNAANHLFDSTVNAQAAMMGLDDIFFVSALIFLMIIPLIWITRPAKGGGGADASAAH; encoded by the coding sequence ATGGCTGCCCAACAACCCCCTTCCTACCCGCCCCTGCACGGCGGGCAACTCGTGCTCGCCACCTTCGCGGTGGCGCTGGCGACTTTCATGAACGTGCTGGATACGTCGATCGCCAACGTGGCGATTCCCACCATCTCGGGAAATCTCGGCGTTTCCGTGGACGAAGGCACGTGGGTGATCACCGTGTTCGCGGCCGCCAACGCCGTGTCGATCCCGCTGACCGGCTGGCTGACGCAGCGGCTGGGGCAGATCAAGCTGTTCGTCGGCGCGGTCGCCCTGTTCACGCTGGCCTCCTTCCTGTGCGGCATCGCGCCCAACCTGCCCGTGCTGCTGTTCGCGCGCGTGCTGCAAGGCGTGGTCGCGGGACCGCTGATTCCCATGTCGCAGGCGATTCTCCTGGGCTCCTATCCCAAGGAGAAAAGCTCGATGGCGCTGGCGCTCTGGGCCATGACGGCGACCGTCGGGCCCATCGCGGGGCCTTCGCTGGGGGGCTGGATCACGGACCGCTATAGCTGGTCGTGGATCTTCTACATCAACATCCCGGTCGGCATCTTCGCGGCGCTGGTGAGCTGGAGCATCTACCGCCATCGCGAATCGCCCACGCGCAAATTGCCCATCGACCTGGTGGGCCTGTTCCTGCTCGTCACCTGGGTCGGCGCCTTGCAGATCATGCTGGACAAGGGACGCGACCTGGACTGGTTCAATTCCGGACTCATCGTCGGGCTGGCCGTCACGGCCTTCGTCAGCTTCGTCCTCTTCGTGATCTGGGAGCTGACGGAGGAACATCCCATCGTCGACCTGCGCCTGTTCGGGCAGCGCAACTTCCTGGGCGGCACGGTCGCCATCTCCATCGCCTATGGCGTGTTCTTCGGCAACCTGGTCCTGCTGCCGCAGTGGATGCAGGAATACCTGAACTACCGCTCGGTCGACGCCGGCATGGTGATGGCGCCGCTGGGCATCTTCGCGCTCATCCTGTCGCCGGTGGTGGGCAAGCTGCTGCCCAGGTCGGATGCGCGCATCATCGCCACGGTGGCCTTCCTCACCTTCGCGGGCGTGTTCTACATGCGGGCCGACTACGTGCTGGATATCGATACCTGGCACCTGGTGCTGCCCACCTTGCTGCAAGGCATCCCGATGGCGCTGTTCTTCATTCCCTTGACGGCCATCATCCTGTCCGGCCAGCCACCGCAGCGCATACCCGCCGCGGCGGGCCTGTCGAACTTCGTGCGCGTGTTCTGCGGCGCCGTCGGCACCTCCATCGCGGGCACGGTGTGGAACAACCGCACCGTCCTGCACCACGAGCGGCTGACCGAGGCGGCCAACGCGGACAATCCGGTGTTTTCCCACCAGATCGACTTGATGCGCTCGCTGCTGCACCTGGACACCAACGCCGCGAACCACCTGTTCGATTCCACGGTCAACGCGCAGGCGGCGATGATGGGGCTGGACGACATCTTCTTCGTGTCGGCCCTCATCTTCCTGATGATCATCCCTCTGATCTGGATCACGCGGCCGGCCAAGGGCGGCGGCGGGGCGGACGCGTCAGCGGCGCATTGA
- a CDS encoding LysR substrate-binding domain-containing protein → MAQLDRVLRSNIKLRHLQLLVALDQFRHLGRTSEFLSVSQPAVSRMLTEIEAMLGQTLFTRSTRGTEPTAAGVAMVRFARSVLAQYERTRDEIGAQESGAAGRVRIGVMGVALSPLLADAVDALKKQSARATVLVETGDLTGLLPKLRLGEIDLFLGRLEPGYAAPDLTTEALYAEPMAAVVAPDHPLARRRKPGWADIAALPCVMPPPWASLRVKLEQQFHRHGVQPPGDVIESSSYQATVLFVQRRAGVGFLASSAAREYERAGALRVLPLPVELDLPSVGIIAMRNVAPTAIALRMIECLRRAAFNAPLTRPPRRRPWPAA, encoded by the coding sequence ATGGCTCAACTGGATCGCGTGCTGCGCAGCAATATCAAGCTGCGCCATCTGCAACTGCTGGTGGCGCTGGACCAGTTCCGCCATCTGGGACGCACGTCCGAATTCCTCTCCGTCAGCCAACCGGCCGTGTCTCGCATGCTGACGGAAATCGAAGCCATGCTGGGACAGACGTTGTTCACGCGATCCACGCGCGGCACCGAGCCGACGGCGGCGGGAGTCGCCATGGTGCGCTTCGCCCGTTCGGTGCTGGCCCAGTACGAGCGCACGCGCGACGAGATCGGCGCGCAGGAAAGCGGCGCCGCCGGCCGCGTCCGCATCGGCGTCATGGGCGTGGCGCTGTCGCCGCTGCTGGCCGACGCCGTCGATGCCTTGAAGAAGCAGTCCGCGCGCGCCACGGTGCTGGTCGAGACGGGCGACCTGACGGGACTGTTGCCCAAGCTGCGCCTGGGCGAGATCGACCTGTTCCTGGGCCGCCTGGAGCCGGGCTATGCCGCGCCCGACCTGACGACCGAAGCGCTCTATGCGGAGCCCATGGCGGCGGTCGTCGCGCCGGACCATCCCCTGGCGCGGCGGCGCAAGCCGGGCTGGGCCGACATCGCGGCGCTGCCCTGCGTCATGCCGCCGCCGTGGGCCTCGCTGCGTGTGAAGCTGGAACAGCAGTTCCACCGCCACGGCGTGCAGCCGCCCGGCGATGTGATCGAGTCGTCGTCCTACCAGGCCACGGTGCTCTTCGTGCAGCGCCGCGCGGGGGTCGGCTTCCTGGCGTCCAGCGCGGCCAGGGAGTACGAGCGGGCGGGCGCGCTGCGCGTGCTGCCCCTGCCCGTGGAGCTGGACCTGCCCAGCGTCGGCATCATCGCCATGCGCAACGTCGCGCCGACCGCGATCGCGCTGCGGATGATCGAATGCCTGCGGCGCGCCGCATTCAATGCGCCGCTGACGCGTCCGCCCCGCCGCCGCCCTTGGCCGGCCGCGTGA
- a CDS encoding tripartite tricarboxylate transporter substrate binding protein, with protein MKKHSAASPLRRTLLLGSAAMAASALLPRAARAAGFPDRPITFICPWAVGGTADQSMRVLCQAAGKALNQTIVVENRAGASGMIGAKAIAAAKPDGYTIGQIPISVTRFAQLNMLSADPRTDFTYIARTSGQTFGIVVKANSRFKTLADMVAYAKRNPGLVSYGHAGVGGATHVGMEQFAIAAGIKLNAIAYKGGAPALQDLLGGQIDLLADSSSWAPQVQAGNLRLLATWGERRPPRFRDSPTLKDLGYDVVVDAPNGVGAPKGLDPAVDKILRDAFRQAVASDDFRKITDTIDAPIMYLDGPDYQRYVSQVYDQETQLIARLKLKALLQQG; from the coding sequence ATGAAAAAACATTCCGCGGCATCGCCGCTGCGTAGAACGCTATTGCTGGGCAGCGCGGCCATGGCCGCGTCGGCGCTGCTGCCGCGCGCCGCCCGCGCGGCGGGTTTCCCGGACCGGCCCATCACGTTCATCTGTCCGTGGGCGGTGGGCGGCACCGCCGACCAGTCCATGCGCGTGCTGTGCCAGGCCGCGGGCAAGGCGCTGAACCAGACCATCGTGGTCGAGAACCGCGCGGGCGCGTCGGGGATGATAGGCGCCAAGGCCATCGCCGCCGCCAAGCCGGACGGCTACACCATCGGGCAGATCCCCATCTCCGTCACCCGGTTCGCGCAACTGAACATGCTGTCCGCCGACCCGCGCACCGACTTCACCTACATCGCGCGCACGTCCGGGCAGACCTTCGGCATCGTGGTGAAAGCCAATTCGCGCTTCAAGACGCTGGCGGACATGGTGGCGTACGCCAAGCGCAACCCCGGCCTCGTGTCCTACGGGCACGCGGGCGTGGGCGGCGCCACCCACGTGGGCATGGAGCAGTTCGCCATCGCCGCCGGCATCAAGCTCAACGCCATCGCCTACAAGGGCGGGGCGCCGGCGTTGCAGGACCTGCTGGGCGGGCAGATCGACCTGCTGGCCGACTCCAGTTCGTGGGCGCCGCAGGTGCAGGCCGGCAATCTGCGCCTGCTGGCGACGTGGGGCGAGCGGCGGCCGCCGCGTTTCCGCGACAGCCCCACGCTGAAAGACCTGGGCTACGACGTGGTGGTCGACGCGCCCAACGGCGTGGGCGCGCCCAAGGGCCTGGACCCGGCCGTGGACAAAATCCTGCGCGACGCCTTCCGGCAGGCGGTCGCCAGCGATGACTTCAGGAAGATCACCGACACCATCGACGCGCCCATCATGTATCTGGATGGCCCCGACTACCAGCGCTATGTGTCCCAGGTCTACGACCAGGAAACGCAGTTGATCGCCCGCCTGAAACTGAAGGCTCTGTTGCAACAAGGTTGA